Proteins co-encoded in one Brassica oleracea var. oleracea cultivar TO1000 chromosome C4, BOL, whole genome shotgun sequence genomic window:
- the LOC106337378 gene encoding probable sarcosine oxidase: MEYSGDHRFDVIIVGAGVMGSSAAYQLAKRGHKTLLLEQFDFLHHRGSSHGESRTIRATYPEDYYYTMVSESAQLWAQAQSEIGYKVHFPTQQFDMGPKDQRSLLSVVATCRKHGLAHRVMDSKTVSEYFSGRINIPENWIGVSTDLGGVIKPTKAVSMFQTLALKNGAVLRDNTKVANIKKDGENEGGVIVSTVKGEKFHGKKCIVTAGAWIGKLVKTVAGIEFPVEPLETTVCYWRIKEGHEDKFAIDSEFPTFASYGTPYVYGTPSLEYPGLIKVAVHGGYLCDPDKRPWGPGVKLEELKEWIKERFGGMVDTEGPVATQLCMYSMTPDEDFVIDFLGGEFGKDVVVGGGFSGHGFKMAPAVGRILAELATEGEAGGGVEMKQFSLRRFEENPKGNAKEYPDQVILGSCL; the protein is encoded by the coding sequence ATGGAATATTCCGGCGACCACCGATTCGACGTGATTATCGTCGGAGCAGGAGTTATGGGAAGCTCTGCAGCGTACCAGCTGGCCAAAAGAGGCCACAAAACTCTCCTCCTCGAGCAATTCGACTTCCTCCACCACCGTGGCTCTTCCCACGGCGAGTCACGTACCATACGCGCCACTTACCCGGAGGATTACTACTACACCATGGTTTCCGAGTCAGCTCAGTTATGGGCTCAGGCCCAGTCCGAGATCGGATACAAAGTCCATTTCCCAACTCAGCAGTTCGACATGGGCCCTAAGGACCAGCGGAGCCTCCTCTCTGTTGTCGCCACGTGTCGTAAACACGGCTTAGCTCACAGGGTCATGGACTCAAAGACCGTGTCTGAATATTTCTCCGGGAGGATCAATATCCCGGAGAACTGGATCGGAGTCTCGACGGACCTTGGCGGAGTTATCAAACCGACCAAAGCCGTCTCCATGTTCCAGACGCTGGCGTTAAAGAACGGCGCCGTTTTGAGAGACAACACCAAAGTGGCTAACATAAAGAAAGACGGTGAAAACGAGGGAGGGGTAATAGTCAGCACGGTGAAAGGAGAGAAGTTCCACGGTAAAAAGTGTATTGTTACTGCCGGTGCATGGATAGGTAAGCTGGTGAAAACGGTGGCCGGGATAGAGTTTCCGGTGGAGCCGCTTGAGACGACGGTGTGTTACTGGAGAATAAAAGAAGGCCACGAGGACAAGTTCGCGATAGACTCAGAGTTCCCTACGTTCGCGTCCTACGGAACTCCTTACGTGTATGGAACTCCATCTCTGGAGTATCCGGGACTTATCAAAGTGGCGGTTCACGGTGGTTACCTCTGCGATCCAGACAAGAGGCCATGGGGGCCGGGAGTGAAGCTAGAAGAGCTTAAAGAGTGGATCAAGGAGAGGTTTGGAGGGATGGTTGATACTGAAGGACCTGTAGCGACTCAGCTTTGTATGTATTCAATGACGCCAGATGAGGACTTTGTCATTGATTTTCTCGGTGGGGAGTTTGGGAAAGATGTGGTGGTCGGCGGCGGGTTTTCTGGTCATGGGTTTAAGATGGCGCCTGCGGTGGGGAGGATATTGGCGGAGCTGGCGACGGAGGGAGAAGCTGGAGGAGGAGTTGAGATGAAGCAGTTTAGTCTCCGGAGGTTTGAAGAGAATCCTAAAGGGAATGCCAAAGAGTATCCTGACCAGGTGATACTTGGTAGTTGCCTTTGA